In Bradyrhizobium guangxiense, the following are encoded in one genomic region:
- a CDS encoding FixH family protein: MSSKPLTGTKVLLMLVAFFGLVIGVNVTMMKLAIATLPGTDVDSPYAAGLTYDREILAAQDQAARKWKVNAHIERRNDGGAMVQVEARDAGGQPIAGLKFGGRLERPTDKRADLAVELTEAGIGLYRGDAASVAPGQWDLVIEGEARGTRVFLSRNRVILN, from the coding sequence ATGTCATCCAAGCCGCTGACCGGAACCAAGGTCCTCCTGATGCTGGTGGCCTTCTTCGGCCTGGTGATCGGCGTCAACGTGACCATGATGAAGCTCGCCATCGCGACGCTGCCCGGCACCGACGTCGACAGCCCCTATGCTGCCGGCTTGACCTACGACCGCGAGATCCTGGCGGCGCAGGACCAGGCCGCGCGCAAATGGAAGGTCAACGCCCATATCGAGCGTCGCAACGACGGCGGTGCCATGGTCCAGGTCGAGGCCCGCGATGCCGGCGGCCAGCCGATCGCCGGGCTTAAATTCGGCGGACGGCTGGAGCGGCCGACCGACAAGCGCGCCGATCTTGCCGTCGAGCTCACCGAAGCCGGCATCGGCCTCTATCGCGGCGATGCTGCGTCCGTCGCGCCGGGCCAGTGGGACCTGGTGATCGAGGGCGAGGCGCGAGGGACGCGCGTGTTCCTGTCGCGCAACCGCGTGATCCTGAACTGA
- a CDS encoding cation-translocating P-type ATPase has product MQVTRDFSHYVREAGEGVQHIDLAVEGVHCAGCMAKIERGLSAIPDVTLARVNLTDRRVALEWKAGTLDPSRFIDRLEELGYKAYPFETESAEVAEVAESRFLLRCLGVAAFATMNVMMLSIPVWSGNVSDMLPEQRDFFHWLSALIALPAAAYAGQPFFRSAWRALSAKTTNMDVPISIGVILALGMSVVETIHHAEHAYFDAAIMLLTFLLVGRFLDQNMRRRTRAVAGNLAALKAETAAKFVGPDEISQVPVAAIHPGDIVLLRPGERCAVDGTVIEGRSEIDQSLITGETLYVTAEQGTPVYAGSMNISGTLRVRVSAASEATLLAEITRLLDNALQARSRYMRLADRASRLYAPVVHATALLTIFGWVIAGASWHDAIVTGVAVLIITCPCALGLAIPTVQTVASGAMFKAGVLLNAGDAIERLAEADHVIFDKTGTLTLPDLEVMNAADIPANIFELAGRLALSSHHPVAAAVAQAAGAKSPIVGAVEEAGQGVRATVDGVELRLGRPSFCGAEGVVGNAMVDPEASVVAFSKGSEKFILWVRQGLRPDAKAVIAALKARNIGIEVLSGDREPAVKAAAQALDIPEWRAGVTPADKIARIEELKRRGARVLMVGDGMNDAPSLAAAHVSMSPISAAHLSQATADLVFLGRPLAPVVAAIDASRKALHLMRQNLWLAIGYNVLAVPVAISGVVTPLIAAAAMSGSSILVMLNSLRARSASREIV; this is encoded by the coding sequence ATGCAGGTCACGCGCGATTTCTCCCATTATGTTCGCGAGGCGGGCGAGGGCGTCCAGCACATCGATCTGGCGGTGGAAGGCGTTCACTGCGCCGGTTGCATGGCCAAGATCGAGCGCGGCCTATCCGCCATCCCCGACGTCACGCTGGCGCGCGTCAACCTCACCGACCGCCGCGTCGCGCTGGAATGGAAGGCGGGCACGCTCGACCCAAGCCGGTTCATCGATCGGCTTGAAGAGCTCGGCTACAAGGCCTATCCGTTCGAGACCGAGAGCGCGGAGGTGGCGGAGGTCGCCGAGTCGCGCTTCCTGCTGCGCTGCCTCGGCGTCGCGGCATTCGCCACCATGAACGTGATGATGCTGTCGATCCCGGTGTGGTCGGGCAACGTCTCCGACATGCTGCCCGAGCAGCGCGACTTCTTCCACTGGCTGTCGGCGCTGATCGCACTGCCGGCGGCGGCCTATGCCGGCCAGCCGTTCTTTCGCTCGGCCTGGCGCGCGCTGTCGGCGAAGACGACCAACATGGACGTGCCGATCTCGATCGGCGTGATCCTGGCGCTCGGCATGTCCGTGGTCGAGACCATTCACCACGCCGAGCACGCCTATTTCGACGCGGCGATCATGCTGCTGACCTTCCTCCTGGTCGGCCGCTTCCTCGATCAGAACATGCGGCGGCGGACCCGCGCGGTTGCCGGCAATCTCGCGGCGCTGAAGGCCGAGACGGCCGCGAAGTTCGTCGGTCCCGATGAAATCTCGCAGGTGCCGGTGGCCGCGATCCATCCCGGCGACATCGTGCTGCTCAGGCCGGGCGAACGCTGCGCCGTCGACGGCACCGTGATCGAGGGGCGTTCGGAGATCGACCAGAGCCTGATCACCGGCGAAACGCTCTATGTCACGGCCGAGCAGGGCACGCCGGTTTACGCAGGATCGATGAACATCTCCGGCACGCTGCGGGTGCGGGTTTCGGCCGCGTCCGAGGCGACGCTGCTCGCCGAGATCACGCGGCTGCTCGACAATGCGCTCCAGGCCCGCTCGCGCTACATGCGCCTCGCCGACCGCGCCTCGCGGCTATATGCGCCGGTGGTGCACGCGACCGCGCTTCTGACTATCTTCGGCTGGGTCATCGCCGGCGCGTCCTGGCACGATGCGATCGTGACGGGCGTTGCCGTGCTGATCATCACCTGCCCCTGCGCGCTGGGGCTGGCGATTCCGACCGTGCAGACGGTCGCCTCGGGCGCGATGTTCAAGGCGGGCGTGCTGCTCAATGCAGGTGATGCCATCGAGCGGCTGGCCGAGGCCGATCATGTCATCTTCGACAAGACCGGCACGCTGACGCTGCCCGATCTTGAAGTGATGAATGCCGCCGACATTCCGGCCAACATCTTCGAGCTCGCCGGCCGCCTGGCGTTGTCGAGCCATCATCCGGTCGCCGCCGCCGTGGCGCAGGCCGCCGGTGCCAAATCGCCGATCGTCGGTGCCGTCGAGGAAGCCGGACAGGGTGTCCGCGCGACCGTGGACGGCGTCGAGCTTCGCCTCGGCCGCCCTTCCTTCTGCGGTGCGGAGGGGGTGGTCGGCAATGCCATGGTCGATCCTGAAGCCTCCGTCGTGGCGTTCAGCAAGGGCAGCGAAAAGTTCATCCTTTGGGTTCGCCAGGGCCTGCGACCCGATGCCAAGGCGGTTATCGCGGCGCTGAAGGCGCGCAACATCGGCATCGAGGTTCTCTCCGGCGATCGCGAGCCAGCGGTGAAGGCCGCGGCGCAGGCGCTTGACATCCCCGAATGGCGCGCCGGCGTCACGCCGGCCGACAAGATCGCGCGGATCGAGGAGTTGAAGCGGCGCGGCGCCAGGGTGCTGATGGTCGGCGACGGCATGAACGATGCGCCTTCGCTCGCGGCGGCCCATGTCTCGATGTCGCCGATCTCGGCCGCGCATCTCAGCCAGGCCACCGCCGATCTCGTCTTCCTCGGCCGGCCGCTGGCGCCGGTGGTCGCCGCCATCGACGCCTCGCGCAAGGCGCTGCATCTGATGCGGCAGAACCTCTGGCTCGCGATCGGCTACAACGTTCTCGCCGTGCCGGTTGCGATCAGCGGCGTGGTCACGCCCCTGATCGCGGCGGCCGCCATGAGCGGGTCCTCGATCCTGGTGATGCTGAATTCGCTGCGCGCGCGCAGCGCCTCGCGGGAGATCGTGTGA
- the ccoS gene encoding cbb3-type cytochrome oxidase assembly protein CcoS produces MEILVILVPLALMLGGAGLVAFLWSLRSGQYDDLDGAAWRAIADDEPPQEAPAKR; encoded by the coding sequence ATGGAGATCCTGGTCATCCTGGTCCCGCTGGCGCTGATGCTCGGCGGCGCCGGTCTCGTCGCCTTCCTGTGGTCGCTCAGAAGCGGCCAGTACGACGATCTCGACGGTGCCGCCTGGCGCGCCATCGCCGACGACGAGCCGCCGCAGGAAGCGCCTGCGAAGCGTTAG
- a CDS encoding MFS transporter, producing MTDLSASIKPAKTAMEAHSPGLALRSLVIGLTAFLTVVDLFATQAILPSLTRHYGVTPAAMGFAVNASTFGMAAASLVVGIFSPRINRRTGILLSLALLAIPTSLLASAPNLAVFTALRVAQGLCMASAFALTLAYLGEQCSAMDAGSAFAAYITGNVASNLVGRLISAAIADGLGLSWNFYLFAALNLSGAALVYFTIARVPPMHAVMPAASPLAATIAHWRNPHLRAAFGIGFCILFAFIGTFTFVNFVLVRPPLALGMMDLGLVYFVFLPSVVTTLLAGRVTSRLGTRSTIWGALAIAGLGLPLMLRPHLSEVLTGMVLVGVGTFFAQAAATGFVGQAAADNRGIASGTYLACYFCGGLVGTAVLGRLFDAFGWPACVLGVGAALVAAALLTLNLRR from the coding sequence ATGACCGATCTTTCCGCGTCGATCAAACCGGCAAAGACCGCGATGGAGGCGCACTCGCCGGGGCTGGCGCTGCGATCGCTCGTGATCGGCCTCACTGCATTCCTGACCGTCGTCGATCTCTTCGCGACGCAGGCAATCCTGCCCTCGCTGACGCGGCACTACGGCGTCACGCCGGCCGCGATGGGCTTTGCCGTCAACGCCAGCACCTTCGGCATGGCGGCAGCCAGCCTCGTCGTCGGCATCTTCAGTCCGCGCATCAACCGGCGGACCGGCATTCTGCTCAGCCTGGCCCTGCTGGCGATCCCCACCAGCCTGCTGGCCTCGGCACCGAACCTTGCCGTCTTCACCGCCTTGCGGGTCGCGCAGGGCCTGTGCATGGCCTCCGCCTTCGCGCTCACCCTCGCCTATCTCGGCGAGCAATGCAGCGCGATGGACGCCGGCAGTGCCTTTGCCGCCTACATCACCGGCAATGTCGCGAGCAACCTCGTCGGTCGGTTGATCTCGGCGGCCATTGCCGACGGCCTCGGCCTTTCCTGGAATTTCTATCTGTTCGCGGCGCTCAATCTGTCCGGCGCGGCGCTGGTCTATTTCACGATTGCCCGCGTGCCGCCGATGCATGCAGTGATGCCGGCGGCTTCGCCGCTTGCCGCCACCATCGCGCATTGGCGCAATCCGCATCTGCGGGCGGCCTTCGGCATCGGCTTCTGCATCCTGTTCGCCTTCATCGGCACCTTCACCTTCGTCAATTTCGTGCTGGTGCGCCCGCCGCTGGCGCTCGGCATGATGGATCTCGGCCTCGTCTATTTCGTCTTCCTGCCGTCGGTGGTCACGACGCTTCTGGCCGGCCGGGTGACGTCAAGGCTCGGAACGCGTTCGACGATCTGGGGCGCGCTCGCAATTGCCGGGCTGGGCCTCCCCTTGATGCTGCGGCCGCATCTGAGCGAGGTGCTCACCGGCATGGTTCTGGTCGGCGTCGGCACATTCTTCGCGCAGGCCGCCGCCACCGGCTTCGTCGGACAGGCGGCTGCCGACAACCGCGGCATCGCCAGCGGGACCTATCTTGCGTGCTATTTCTGCGGCGGGCTGGTCGGTACGGCCGTGCTCGGGCGCCTGTTCGACGCGTTCGGGTGGCCGGCATGCGTGCTCGGCGTAGGCGCGGCTCTCGTCGCGGCAGCCCTGCTCACACTCAATCTGAGGCGCTAA
- a CDS encoding cupin domain-containing protein, with translation MSKSHVKSRALSRLIWPGLAIAGALALTAQPVVAGECPAGKIKPNAQPMVDYKPVGVTDVTLGAIDLGKQPAHIEGRELRFRKLTIEPGGIVPWHSHDDRPALIFVQQGEIVEYASNCVDPILHKAGDIRPEVHGTSHWWKNLGKETVILYVGDVRKDPNDHHM, from the coding sequence ATGTCCAAGAGCCACGTCAAGAGCCGTGCCTTGTCGCGTCTGATCTGGCCAGGCCTTGCCATCGCCGGCGCGCTCGCGCTCACGGCGCAGCCGGTCGTTGCCGGCGAATGTCCGGCCGGCAAGATCAAGCCGAACGCCCAGCCGATGGTCGACTACAAGCCTGTCGGGGTCACCGACGTCACGCTCGGTGCCATCGACCTCGGCAAGCAGCCGGCCCATATCGAGGGGCGCGAGCTGCGCTTCCGCAAGCTGACCATCGAGCCCGGCGGCATCGTGCCCTGGCACAGCCATGATGACCGTCCCGCGCTCATCTTTGTTCAGCAGGGCGAGATCGTCGAATACGCCTCCAACTGCGTCGATCCGATCCTGCACAAGGCTGGCGACATCCGTCCCGAGGTCCACGGCACCTCGCATTGGTGGAAGAACCTCGGCAAGGAAACCGTCATTCTCTATGTCGGCGACGTCCGCAAGGATCCCAACGACCACCACATGTAA
- a CDS encoding peroxiredoxin-like family protein: protein MTALSPADAEQLRLAFQRCRDMDGTLNEQLRAYADASRAVFPAYGEAVDRLVARLGGNGGGESAPRPGDAMPPFMLPDEGGRLVTLPSLLQRGPVAVMFFRGHWCPYCRLNVRAVVQALDRIRAMGAQIVAVMPETQEYTGRLKAESGAPFPILTDLDNGYALSLNLAIWLGAEIQSLLSYQDMAKFHGNDGWMLPIPAVFVVGRDGIVKARFVDPDFRKRMEIDDLLAALESASREN from the coding sequence ATGACAGCTCTCTCGCCAGCCGATGCCGAACAGCTCAGGCTTGCCTTCCAACGCTGCCGCGACATGGACGGCACGCTGAACGAGCAGCTCCGCGCCTATGCCGACGCCAGCCGTGCGGTCTTTCCGGCCTATGGCGAGGCCGTCGATCGCCTGGTGGCGAGATTGGGCGGCAATGGCGGCGGCGAGTCCGCGCCGCGCCCCGGCGATGCAATGCCGCCGTTCATGCTGCCGGACGAGGGCGGGCGTCTCGTCACGCTGCCTTCGCTGCTGCAGCGCGGCCCGGTCGCGGTGATGTTCTTCCGCGGCCATTGGTGTCCCTATTGCCGGCTCAATGTCCGCGCCGTGGTCCAGGCGCTCGACCGCATCAGGGCCATGGGCGCCCAGATCGTTGCGGTCATGCCGGAGACGCAGGAATACACTGGACGGCTCAAGGCCGAATCCGGCGCGCCGTTTCCGATCCTGACCGATCTCGACAACGGCTATGCGCTGTCGCTCAATCTCGCGATCTGGCTCGGCGCCGAGATCCAGAGCCTGTTGTCCTACCAGGACATGGCGAAATTCCACGGCAATGACGGCTGGATGCTGCCGATCCCGGCCGTGTTCGTGGTCGGCCGCGACGGCATCGTGAAGGCGCGCTTCGTCGACCCTGATTTCCGCAAGCGCATGGAGATCGATGACCTGCTCGCAGCGCTGGAGAGCGCGAGCCGGGAGAACTGA
- a CDS encoding LysR family transcriptional regulator produces the protein MEMHQVRYFLAVAQLLNFTRAAEECNVTQPSLTRAIKQLETELGGDLFRRERPAAQLTELGQRMHPLLKQCYDAAAGARSLASSFRSGEVGALRIALTHSIDLTLLIPHLNEIRRQFNRLELRFLRGTSREVGDFLKKGEAELGIAAEIDEAWDRLDTWPLFTETFDLIVSREHRLAAHDTIEPDDLRAEQLLGRNYCEHSRRISASLREHGIDVDHGHEISSERDLIELVEADIGIAMMPHTSLVPESLKRAAVTGLDARRTVSLYGVAGRQRTAVANAVMRMLRGADWREIAG, from the coding sequence ATGGAAATGCACCAGGTCCGCTATTTCCTCGCGGTGGCGCAGTTGCTCAATTTCACGCGCGCGGCGGAGGAGTGCAACGTCACGCAGCCCTCGCTGACGCGCGCGATCAAGCAGCTCGAGACCGAGCTCGGCGGCGACCTGTTTCGCCGCGAGCGGCCGGCGGCGCAACTGACCGAGCTCGGCCAGCGCATGCATCCGCTGTTGAAGCAGTGCTATGACGCCGCCGCCGGCGCGCGCTCCCTCGCCTCATCGTTTAGGAGTGGAGAAGTCGGTGCGCTCCGCATCGCGCTGACGCATTCGATCGACCTGACACTGCTTATTCCCCACCTCAACGAGATCAGGCGGCAGTTCAACCGGCTCGAGCTGCGCTTCCTGCGCGGGACGAGCCGCGAAGTCGGCGATTTCCTCAAGAAGGGCGAGGCCGAGCTCGGCATCGCCGCCGAGATCGACGAGGCCTGGGACCGGCTCGACACCTGGCCGCTGTTCACCGAGACATTCGATCTCATCGTCAGCAGGGAGCACCGGCTCGCCGCGCACGATACGATCGAGCCGGATGATTTGCGCGCCGAGCAATTGCTCGGCCGAAATTATTGCGAGCATTCGAGACGCATCTCCGCCAGCCTTCGCGAACACGGCATCGACGTCGATCACGGCCACGAGATTTCGAGCGAGCGCGATCTGATCGAACTGGTGGAGGCCGACATCGGCATCGCCATGATGCCCCACACCTCGCTGGTGCCGGAGAGCCTGAAACGCGCCGCAGTCACCGGGCTCGACGCCCGCCGCACCGTCAGCCTCTACGGCGTGGCCGGCCGGCAGCGAACGGCCGTCGCCAACGCCGTCATGCGCATGCTGCGCGGCGCCGACTGGCGGGAGATTGCGGGGTAG
- a CDS encoding 3-hydroxybutyrate dehydrogenase, with amino-acid sequence MNIPIKTQTSVSSRALAGKVALVTGSTSGIGLGIARALAAAGADVVLNGLGVAGEIGRTREQIAAEFDVKASYSPADMTRPKSIAEMIAATVAQSGRLDILVNNAGIQHVAPLEQFPVDKWDQILAINLTSAFHTTRLALPAMRQNGFGRIINIASAHGLVGSPFKAAYVAAKHGIVGLTKVTALEAAEQGITCNAVCPGYVSTPLVEAQIDGQAKAHGISRDQVIREVLLAQQPNKRFATVEELGALTVFLSTDAAASITGVALPVDGGWTAH; translated from the coding sequence ATGAATATCCCCATCAAGACGCAGACGTCCGTTTCGTCACGCGCGCTGGCCGGCAAGGTCGCGCTGGTCACGGGCTCGACCAGCGGCATCGGTCTCGGCATCGCACGTGCGCTGGCGGCGGCCGGCGCTGATGTCGTGCTGAACGGCCTCGGCGTCGCCGGCGAGATCGGCCGGACACGCGAGCAGATCGCCGCCGAGTTCGACGTCAAGGCGAGCTACTCACCGGCCGACATGACGAGGCCGAAGTCGATAGCCGAGATGATCGCGGCGACCGTCGCCCAGTCCGGGCGGCTCGACATCCTCGTCAACAATGCCGGCATTCAGCATGTTGCGCCGCTCGAGCAGTTTCCGGTCGACAAATGGGACCAGATCCTCGCGATCAACCTGACCTCGGCTTTCCACACCACGCGGCTCGCGCTGCCGGCGATGCGCCAGAACGGTTTTGGCCGGATCATCAACATCGCCTCCGCGCACGGTCTGGTCGGCTCGCCGTTCAAGGCAGCTTATGTCGCCGCCAAGCACGGCATCGTCGGTCTGACCAAGGTCACGGCGCTGGAGGCCGCGGAGCAGGGCATCACCTGCAACGCGGTCTGTCCCGGCTACGTCTCTACGCCGCTGGTCGAAGCGCAGATCGACGGGCAGGCCAAGGCGCACGGCATCTCCCGCGATCAGGTGATCCGCGAGGTGCTGCTCGCGCAGCAGCCGAACAAGCGTTTTGCCACGGTCGAGGAACTCGGCGCGCTGACGGTGTTCCTGTCGACGGACGCGGCGGCTTCGATCACCGGCGTCGCGCTTCCGGTCGACGGCGGCTGGACCGCGCATTGA
- a CDS encoding DUF3734 domain-containing protein, producing MNGTHDNTRGKGHDLPGQVVLVLQGGGALGSYQAGVYQALHEAGIEPDWVIGTSIGAINASLIAGNAPEHRLARLREFWKRMEQKQVWDWRAAFPGFNEKLAYWSTVTHGIAGFFRPNPLAHAGDSYPLGADNAGYYSTAPLERTLSELVDFDLANRCAPRLTVGAAHVGTSEMRYFDSRDGELTVKHVMASGALPPAFPAVRIDGELYWDGGILSNTPTEAVFDDNPRRDSLIFSVHLWNPVGAEPTTMAEVLNRHKDVQYSSRISSQIARQQQAHRLRHVINELAARLPESERTDPAVRELMSYGCPTRMHVVRLLAPQLERETHTKDIDFSPSGITRRWHAGYAHMRSVLTRKPWIGEFDPLAGVVLHEHTDEMPMAAE from the coding sequence ATGAACGGCACACACGACAACACACGGGGCAAGGGTCATGACCTGCCGGGTCAGGTCGTTCTCGTGCTCCAGGGCGGAGGCGCGCTCGGCTCCTATCAGGCCGGCGTCTACCAGGCTCTGCACGAGGCCGGGATCGAGCCGGATTGGGTCATCGGCACCTCGATCGGCGCCATTAATGCAAGCCTGATCGCCGGCAACGCGCCGGAGCATCGACTTGCGCGCCTCAGGGAATTCTGGAAGCGGATGGAGCAGAAGCAGGTCTGGGACTGGCGCGCCGCGTTTCCCGGCTTCAACGAGAAGCTCGCTTATTGGTCGACCGTCACCCACGGCATTGCCGGCTTCTTCCGGCCCAATCCGCTGGCGCATGCCGGAGATTCCTATCCGCTCGGTGCCGACAACGCGGGCTATTATTCGACCGCACCACTGGAGAGGACCCTGAGCGAGCTGGTCGATTTCGATCTTGCCAATCGTTGCGCGCCACGTCTGACGGTCGGTGCGGCTCATGTCGGCACCAGCGAAATGCGCTACTTCGACAGTCGTGACGGCGAGCTGACCGTGAAGCATGTGATGGCTTCGGGGGCGCTGCCGCCGGCTTTCCCGGCGGTACGCATCGACGGCGAACTCTATTGGGACGGCGGCATCCTGTCGAACACGCCGACGGAGGCGGTGTTCGACGACAATCCACGGCGGGATTCGCTGATCTTCTCCGTGCATTTGTGGAATCCCGTCGGCGCCGAGCCGACCACGATGGCGGAGGTGCTGAACCGGCACAAGGACGTGCAGTACTCCAGCCGCATTTCGAGCCAGATTGCGCGCCAGCAGCAGGCCCATCGCCTGCGCCATGTCATCAATGAGCTCGCGGCGCGGCTTCCGGAGAGCGAGCGCACCGACCCCGCCGTCAGGGAGCTGATGAGCTACGGCTGTCCCACCCGGATGCATGTGGTGCGGCTGCTCGCGCCGCAGCTCGAACGCGAGACCCACACCAAGGATATCGACTTCAGCCCGTCCGGGATCACACGGCGCTGGCATGCCGGTTACGCTCACATGCGATCGGTCCTGACGCGCAAGCCCTGGATCGGCGAATTCGATCCACTCGCCGGTGTGGTCCTGCACGAGCATACGGACGAGATGCCGATGGCGGCGGAGTAG
- a CDS encoding oxygenase MpaB family protein, which yields MVSANDLEAALDQVRANAAGPVAGVFGPASVTWRIDREAIIFLGAGRALLLQLAHPWVAAAIAEHSKTFADPIGRFHRTFDIVFAMVFGSLDRALLSSRQLHRRHGMIVGAMPETIGPFAAGSRYCANDIPSLRWVHATLVESALMAHDLVLAPIPAEERERYWTESRLFGALFGLTADVLPGDWAGFTAYTAAMAQSEMLTVSPAAREIATQIFGGARPWLRPPRWYRALTARMLPARLRAGFGFGLDARDERAADNALRWIRRVYPRLPDRLRYVGPYQEAQARLRGEPQPDWMTRCLNRAWIGRSQMDVRGK from the coding sequence GTGGTGTCCGCGAACGATCTTGAAGCGGCCCTCGATCAGGTCCGCGCCAACGCGGCCGGACCGGTGGCCGGCGTGTTCGGCCCGGCCTCGGTGACCTGGCGGATCGACCGCGAGGCCATCATCTTTCTCGGTGCCGGTCGCGCGTTGTTGCTGCAGCTGGCCCATCCCTGGGTCGCGGCTGCCATCGCCGAGCATTCCAAGACCTTTGCCGATCCGATCGGGCGCTTTCACCGCACCTTCGACATCGTCTTTGCCATGGTGTTCGGCTCGCTCGACCGGGCATTGCTGTCGTCCCGGCAGCTGCACCGGCGCCACGGCATGATCGTCGGAGCGATGCCGGAGACCATCGGCCCCTTTGCGGCAGGCTCGCGCTATTGCGCCAACGACATTCCGTCGCTGCGCTGGGTTCATGCCACGCTGGTCGAATCCGCGCTGATGGCGCACGATCTGGTGCTTGCTCCAATCCCGGCGGAGGAGCGCGAGCGCTACTGGACCGAGAGCCGATTGTTCGGGGCCTTGTTCGGATTGACGGCAGACGTCCTGCCGGGGGATTGGGCGGGCTTTACGGCCTACACCGCGGCGATGGCGCAATCGGAGATGCTGACCGTCAGCCCGGCGGCGCGTGAGATCGCTACGCAGATCTTCGGCGGTGCACGTCCGTGGTTGCGGCCGCCGCGCTGGTATCGCGCGCTCACGGCGCGGATGTTGCCGGCGCGGCTGCGCGCCGGGTTCGGGTTTGGGCTCGATGCGCGTGACGAGAGGGCGGCCGACAATGCGCTGCGATGGATCAGGCGCGTCTATCCACGATTACCCGACAGGCTGCGCTATGTCGGGCCCTACCAGGAAGCGCAGGCGCGGCTACGCGGCGAACCGCAGCCCGACTGGATGACGCGCTGCCTCAACCGGGCCTGGATCGGCCGCTCGCAGATGGACGTCCGCGGGAAATAG
- the glgA gene encoding glycogen synthase GlgA: protein MRVLFVTTEMDDFVRVGGLGAVSAALPRALRPFADIRVMLPGYRDIIEQLTHIQIVGRCPAFAEMPACTLGRAATKDGLPVYVLLCSQLYDRPGNPYGDESGRDWPDNDIRFARFASAAAELAMGTLDKNWAADLIHANDWQASLVPAYLAWRGAKLPSILTIHNLAYQGLFPKDSLRRIGAPESSFHIDGIEFYDQLSFLKAGLVYASHLTTVSGTYAREITTVEFGCGLEGLLRLRSDAAELTGILNGIDESWDPRSCAQLAQQFGAGDWAGKRANADYVRKQFGLAVSRGPMFGIVARLVHQKGIDLVLSAADEIVDAGGQIVVTGSGEPALEQALIDAHRRRPDAIGVVIGFNDAQARRIFAGSDFTLMPSRFEPCGLSQMYAQRFGSLPIGHQTGGLAETITDGETGFLFSKPSRDSFLGGVRRAFSAFMAQDQLDTMRRSAMGRSFSWTISAGSYSALYRKLASV from the coding sequence TTGAGGGTCTTGTTCGTCACCACGGAGATGGACGACTTTGTCCGCGTCGGCGGACTTGGCGCCGTTTCCGCAGCCCTTCCCCGAGCCCTTCGCCCCTTCGCCGATATCCGGGTCATGCTACCGGGCTATCGCGACATCATCGAGCAACTCACGCACATTCAGATCGTCGGCCGCTGCCCGGCGTTCGCGGAAATGCCGGCCTGCACGCTCGGTCGGGCCGCGACCAAGGACGGCCTACCGGTCTACGTGCTGTTGTGCTCGCAACTCTACGACCGGCCCGGCAATCCCTATGGCGACGAGTCCGGGCGCGACTGGCCGGACAACGACATCCGCTTCGCGCGCTTTGCCTCGGCAGCCGCTGAGCTCGCCATGGGCACGCTGGACAAGAATTGGGCAGCAGACCTGATCCATGCCAATGACTGGCAGGCCTCGCTGGTGCCGGCCTATCTCGCCTGGCGCGGGGCCAAGCTGCCGTCGATCCTGACCATTCACAACCTCGCCTATCAGGGCCTCTTCCCGAAGGACTCGCTGCGGCGGATCGGCGCACCGGAGAGCTCCTTCCACATCGACGGCATCGAGTTCTACGACCAGCTCTCCTTCCTCAAGGCGGGGCTGGTCTACGCCTCGCACCTCACCACGGTCAGCGGCACCTATGCCCGGGAGATCACCACGGTCGAGTTCGGCTGCGGCCTGGAGGGCCTGCTTCGCCTGCGCTCGGACGCCGCCGAGCTCACCGGCATCCTCAACGGCATCGATGAGAGCTGGGACCCGCGGTCCTGCGCCCAGCTCGCCCAGCAGTTCGGCGCCGGCGACTGGGCCGGCAAGAGGGCCAATGCGGATTACGTCCGTAAGCAATTCGGCCTGGCGGTCTCGCGCGGCCCGATGTTCGGCATCGTCGCGCGCCTGGTGCACCAAAAGGGCATCGACCTCGTGCTGTCGGCGGCCGACGAGATCGTCGACGCCGGCGGGCAGATCGTCGTCACCGGCTCCGGCGAGCCGGCGCTCGAACAGGCCCTGATCGACGCGCATCGCCGTCGCCCCGACGCCATCGGCGTGGTGATCGGCTTCAACGACGCCCAGGCCCGCCGCATCTTTGCCGGCAGCGATTTCACCCTGATGCCGTCGCGCTTCGAGCCCTGCGGGTTGAGCCAGATGTACGCCCAGCGCTTCGGCTCGCTGCCGATCGGGCACCAGACCGGCGGCCTTGCCGAGACCATCACCGACGGTGAGACCGGCTTCCTGTTCTCCAAACCCTCGCGCGATTCGTTCCTCGGCGGCGTGCGCCGGGCCTTCTCCGCCTTCATGGCGCAAGACCAGCTCGACACCATGCGCCGCAGCGCCATGGGACGGTCGTTCTCCTGGACCATCTCGGCCGGCAGCTACAGCGCACTGTACCGCAAGCTGGCATCGGTGTGA